In a genomic window of Melitaea cinxia chromosome 25, ilMelCinx1.1, whole genome shotgun sequence:
- the LOC123666023 gene encoding zinc finger protein 22-like, with protein sequence MNTERNGRIMRKIERRPVIHPRSPTMGHDNSGSPVTCEQCGMQLRDLRLYAQHFRRAHPDKNRTKYPAMKTPCMCEQCGRIFQSMALLKDHMWVHTGEKRFKCDRCDKSFTQKTNLVFHMRVHSASRPSYECPLCGKSFAFFNNRRRHMFIHTGLKPFKCDTCGKCFTTAGEQRAHVEHVHLKKPWPRRARARPHEHCLASPGRAARARALTSTASREYTHTRARRARAPQEALAAPRARAPSRALPRVSTHTHAHVEHVHLKKTWPRRARARPHEHCLA encoded by the exons ATGAACACGGAGCGGAACGGACGTATAATGAGGAAGATCGAGCGCAGGCCCGTGATCCACCCGCGGTCGCCCACTATGGGCCACGACAACAGCGGCTCACCGGTCACCTGCGAACAG TGCGGAATGCAGTTGCGTGACTTAAGACTGTACGCGCAACACTTCCGGCGCGCTCACCCCGACAAGAATCGAACCAAGTACCCCGCTATGAAAACGCCCTGCATGTGCGAGCAGTGCGGCCGGATCTTCCAG AGCATGGCCCTGCTGAAGGACCACATGTGGGTCCACACGGGCGAAAAGCGTTTCAAGTGCGACCGGTGCGACAAGAGCTTCACTCAGAAAACAAACCTCGTGTTCCACATGCGCGTGCACAGCGCCTCGCGCCCCAGCTACGAGTGTCCGCTGTGCGGGAAGTCGTTTGCCTTTTTCAACAATCGACGCCGGCACATGTTT ATCCACACGGGCTTGAAGCCTTTCAAGTGCGACACGTGCGGCAAGTGCTTCACGACGGCGGGCGAGCAGCGAGCGCACGTCGAGCACGTGCACCTCAAGAAGCCCTggccgcgccgcgcgcgcgcgcgcccgcaCGAGCACTGCCTCGC AAGCCCTggccgcgccgcgcgcgcgcgcgccctCACGAGCACTGCCTCGCGtgagtacacacacacacgcgcacgtCGAGCACGTGCACCTCAAGAAGCCCTggccgcgccgcgcgcgcgcgcgccctCACGAGCACTGCCTCGCGtgagtacacacacacacgcgcacgtCGAGCACGTGCACCTCAAGAAGACCTggccgcgccgcgcgcgcgcgcgccctCACGAGCACTGCCTCGCGtga